DNA from candidate division WOR-3 bacterium:
ATGAGACTCATTTGTGCGAGTAGAACAGACAGGGATTGAGCCGTAATTGGCAGTTGAATCGGTGATTACGAACCGGGTGTCACCGGACCGGAGCAATGCGGTGACATCACTGGCATCCTGATTGCCAACATTGCGCAGGGATACAACCAAGCCACCGGTTTCACCGGGGTCGAACTTGCCGTTGCCGTTGCCACCTGGGGGCGGGTCAAGAACATTTGTTGGTCCAAGCACCAGATAGGGACCGTTGATGTTATTGACAAGGGAGATGTCATCGGCGGAGACCTCCGCCACAGGCGTGCCTCAGCCGCTGGTGGTCAAACTCCAGAGCGCTACCTCCACCTTGGCAACCGAATCAGGGTTGACACCAGGCAGGTTGTTGTTGATTTCCTCCTGAATATCAAGTTCATAAGATGTCCAGTCAGGATTGGTGATACGGTAAAGGCTGAGGGTTGGTGATGGGTTCCAGTTGGCATAGGTTGCGTAGTAATAACGGGTTTCACCAAGAAGGTTATTATTGGCATCATAGTAGCAGACCTGGAAACAGGCAGCAGGCCAGCAGGTTGAGGAGCCACCGCTTTCGCTGAACTTTGCCCAGAACGAAAGGGTGAGGCTAGGATTGAGTACTTCTACCATCTGACTCAACCGGGTCCAGCCCGGATTGTCATACTGATAGACCCAGGCTTCATAGTCCGGGTCAGGATGATAAATGGTGTCGCGCCGAGCCTGATGGGTGCCTGAGCCGCTGTCACTGTAGGTCCAGCCAACTGTTAACTCCTGCTCAAAGTCACCGTTAACTAAGAGGTTCTGGCTCAGACCTAAACCAACAACGAATACCAAGACCACTAAGCAAACCTTCAGGCGCATAAAGCCTCCTTTTGTCTGATGAAATATATTACAGATTTAACGGGCGATGTCAAGTTAAAAATTTCTGGGTTCAGACTTTTTTGGTAGGCGGGTCTAAATCGACCGCGTTCGGTTATTGTCAATAGTTTTAAATGTGAGAGTTATCCGTTATGGGTTAATGGCTAAGTTTATATAAACATAAACCAAATTCATAGGGGTGAAATTGAGTTAAGTTCCGCAGTTAATTAATTTAGCAAAATTTCAATTTTGGTCCGGTGGCAATCCCCCTCTTGGTTTTGGTCATCGTTTAGAGTTAAGAAACAAGAACCCCAAACAAAGAGCTATAAAAAGGTTTGACTTTTGTTTGGCAAAGGGTATATTTTAGTAAGTGCGTGATGATTCAGTAGTTCCAGTTTATATTGAAGATGAGGTGCGCAGGTCCTTTCTGGACTATGCGATGTCGGTGATTGTTGCGCGGGCATTGCCTGATGTCCGGGATGGGCTGAAGCCGGTTCAGCGCCGGATTCTCTGGACAATGAATGAGATGGGGCTTATGCCCAACCGTCCTTTCCGTAAGTGTGCCGCGGTTGTTGGTGATGTTTTGGGTAAGTATCACCCGCATGGTGATACTGCGGTCTATGATGCGCTGGTGAGGATGGCGCAGGATTTTTCAATGCGCTATCCTTTGGTTCAGGGGCAGGGGAACTTCGGTTCGGTTGATGGTGATGCACCCGCGGCATATCGTTATACCGAGGCAAGGCTGGCACCGCTGGCGATTGAACTTTTGCGGGATATTGACAAGGATACGGTTGATTTCCAGCCCAATTTTGATGGCAGGCTGAAGGAGCCGGTGGTTCTGCCCGCGGCATTTCCCAACCTTTTAGCAAACGGGGCAACCGGGATTGCGGTGGGAATGGCAACGAGCATTCCACCGCACAATCTGGGTGAACTGATTGACGGGCTGGTGGCGTTGATTGACAATCCGGAGATAACCACAGCGGAACTTATGAGATATGTCAAGGGACCCGACTTTCCCACCGGTGGCAGTGTTGTCGGGGTTGAGGGCATCAGGCAGGCCTATGAGACCGGCAGGGGGAGTTTTACTGTCAGGGGCAGGGTTGTTTTTGAGGAGGTGAAGGCGGGGAGGGACCGGCTGGTCATCACCGAGATTCCGTATCAGGTGAACAAGGCGAGCCTGGTTGAGCGGATTGCGGAACTGGTGCGGGAGAAAAAGATTCAGGGGGTGGCAGATTTGCGCGATGAGTCGGACCGGGAGGGGATGAGGATTGTTTTGGAGTTGAAAAAGGAGACCGCCAAAGAGGTGATTCTGAACCAGCTTTATAAGTGGACACCCTTAGAGAGCAGTTTTGGTGCCATCCTTCTGGTTTTAGTTAATAATGAGCCGAAGGTTTTGGGTCTGAAGGGGCTCCTGGAGAGGTTTCTTGAGTTCCGCCTGGAGACGGTTACCAAAAGGACAAGGTTTGAACTGGCAAAGGCGGAGGAGCGGGCGCACATCCTTGAGGGTTTGAAGGTTGCCCTGAGCAACATTGATGCGGTGATTGAGTTGATCAAGAAGTCCAAGGATACCGAGAGCGCCAGGCAGGGTCTGATGCAGCGGTTCAAACTTTCGCAGCGCCAGGCAGAGGCAATCTTGGAGATGAGGCTGGCAAGGCTGACCGGTCTGGAAAGGGAGAAGATTGATGAGGAGTACAAAGGGCTGATAAAGGAGATTGCCCGGTTGAAGAGCCTGCTGGAGTCAAAGAGGTTGATGATGGGTGAAATCAGGAATGAACTTTTGGAGGTGAAAAAGAGGTTTGCTGATGAGCGGCGGACCGAGATTCTTCTTGAGGAACCGAAGGATGTCTCGATTGAGGATTTGATTAAAGAGGAGGATATGGCGGTTACGATAACCCACCGCGGCTATATCAAGCGGATGGCGGTGAGTGTTTACCGGCGTCAGAACCGGGGTGGGCAGGGCAGAACCGGGGTGCCGGTTGCTGATGAGGATTTTGTTGAGGGGCTTTTTATCGCCTCAACCCATGATTATATGATGTTTTTCACCGACCGGGGCAGGTGCTACTGGCAGAAGGTCTATGAGATTCCTGAGGGCTCTTATGCCTCAAAGGGGCGGTCAATTGCCAACCTTGTTGAAATGGAGAAGGATGAGGTCACCTCCTCCTATGTGGCGGTGAGGGAGTTTGCCAAGGACCGGTTTGTCTTTTTTGTGACGAGGCAGGGGATGGTGAAAAGGACAAGTTTAGAGGCGTTCTCCAATCCCAGGCGCAAGGGAATCATTGCGATGACGGTTGATAAGAACGATGCCCTGATTGCCACGCTTTTGACCTCGGGTGAGGATGAGATTCTTTTGGTGACGCG
Protein-coding regions in this window:
- the gyrA gene encoding DNA gyrase subunit A, which gives rise to MRDDSVVPVYIEDEVRRSFLDYAMSVIVARALPDVRDGLKPVQRRILWTMNEMGLMPNRPFRKCAAVVGDVLGKYHPHGDTAVYDALVRMAQDFSMRYPLVQGQGNFGSVDGDAPAAYRYTEARLAPLAIELLRDIDKDTVDFQPNFDGRLKEPVVLPAAFPNLLANGATGIAVGMATSIPPHNLGELIDGLVALIDNPEITTAELMRYVKGPDFPTGGSVVGVEGIRQAYETGRGSFTVRGRVVFEEVKAGRDRLVITEIPYQVNKASLVERIAELVREKKIQGVADLRDESDREGMRIVLELKKETAKEVILNQLYKWTPLESSFGAILLVLVNNEPKVLGLKGLLERFLEFRLETVTKRTRFELAKAEERAHILEGLKVALSNIDAVIELIKKSKDTESARQGLMQRFKLSQRQAEAILEMRLARLTGLEREKIDEEYKGLIKEIARLKSLLESKRLMMGEIRNELLEVKKRFADERRTEILLEEPKDVSIEDLIKEEDMAVTITHRGYIKRMAVSVYRRQNRGGQGRTGVPVADEDFVEGLFIASTHDYMMFFTDRGRCYWQKVYEIPEGSYASKGRSIANLVEMEKDEVTSSYVAVREFAKDRFVFFVTRQGMVKRTSLEAFSNPRRKGIIAMTVDKNDALIATLLTSGEDEILLVTRNGMGIKFKESDVREMGRSARGVRGIRLKKGDEVIGAVVCSPGTSLLTVFDNGFGKRTDFELFPIQRRGGKGVIAAKPVEKSGKLACAKAVSDSSEIIVTS